AATGTGATTTTGCGTATGTTACACAAATAGtgaaatcaaataattattgCCATAAATCACAAGCTTGGTAAAGAAGCAAGGGAGAAACTAGAGAAGTACTACGAAATAAGCTCCAAATTTAATGACTAAAGAAAAGATATTGGATTAGAAGTGGATGGCACTTCAATGAGGAAGAGTTTCTGGTACCACCAAAACTTGAACCTTTCAACAAGCCAATTCCATGCTTTCTATGAGTTCCACATTATGAGATTCTACATTATAACACCCTCAAATAAGCCACCTGATTTCCAAAGTATTCATGAAACGTCATTGCTCCAGCAATTAGAATCAACTTCATCCTAACATGCAAAGCGAATCGACTTATACATGTTCACTAAGCCCTCATGCTTTAAACTTGTGATCAATGAAAAGTAGTATTTATCTTTCATCTGTGCCATTAGTCAGCATCATTCTCATGTATGACACTATTTTCAGTAGAAGTAGAGTTTCCTCCTAAATTAAGTTGATGAACAGGACTCAACAAATTTGTAATGGGAAGATGTACCTTCTTGAGGAAAAAATTCACCAAGAAAAATAAGGTTGACCATTTAATTCATAATTGAGTATCAGAAGATATCTTTTGCATATTAATCCaactaaaatacaaaataaatgaagcaagcAAGCAGGAATAAGAAAGAATAAATTTCAATAAGCAAAGGTGAGGTGCAACACTTCTATCCAACCTTACATAAGGAATGAACATGTAATTCAAAGACAAAGATATGCCAGAGGTACAACAAGTTACCGCAGAAAATCCATGCAGCTGTGCTGAACAACTGTACAAAACTAGATATGACTTATTTGATTGCTCGACCAACTGTGAGACAAGTATGTCAAGAATAAATACCCCAAAATTTCTCATGCGTTTCAAGCAAAATTGCTCAAAGGTGTGACACATCTGCAAATGCTAAACAACAATGAGCAGATTTGATAAACCATCTATCAACAAGTCAGAGCCCAAAAGCATTTGACAGCTGGTAGATTTAGTTGTTCCGCAATCCACTATCTTGATGCACAAACTCCATCAAAAACCACCAGAGTTCAAATCATTCTGTCACAAAAATGGACTGTAAACCAGAAGCATATAACTTCTTGAGAATACAATATCTGAAAATGAATTGAAGAGCCATCAGCAAATTAAACAATCCTATGTTATAGAGATTGCTAAGTATAAGCAAAAAGGAAGGTTCAAATTTAGAAACAAGAAGTTGATCAAAATCAATAAGTTGAACCAGGACACTGCTGTAGTTTAACACTATAGAGACAATTTCACCGTCTGTGCTACAGTTTACGTTTGCAGAATGAATATGTACCCAGCAGACCATCAGTTTTAGAGATGTATATTTGGAAGAAATCAGTTTTTGATATGCTAAAAGTGTACACTACATAGCATACTGGTAAGCAGATTTTCCTATACAAGGATATGCAACAGCATACATTTAAGCATTTTCTGCAAACACGAGAGATCCCTACACTACTATATCTACACTAGTTTTAGTGCCCTAATGCAGAACAATTGCCAGCCCAATCAGTAAACATGAAGGTTTATAAGAAGCTCCATGTGAAATAATAACAATTACAAGCGTCACATAGAGAGCTAATGACGAAATTATGTAACATACAAGAAAGGATAAAAGCAGACTCATGCAAGATATATAGGGGTACGCACCTCAAGTTGTACATGAATATACTTCATCTCAGCTCCTCTTGCAATCGAGGTATCTGAAAATTTCACTATTCACGATTGAGAAGCCATTTTCCTCAGAGTCCATAGAACCAACCAAGGAGGAACAAGGTATTGAAACATTTCTATCCAGGTCCTTTTGTCATCCTTTTCTGCCTCTTGATAAACCCATCCATCAAAGTAATGTATGCAGAACTATTGATAGGCAAACCCTTCTGCATCATTTCTTCCAGAACAAGTTTAGCTTCTTTGAAGTGTCCGCTACTGCAGAGCTCATTAATACGCTCCGTATAGCTAGCAGAGATGCCATCTTTTGAATCTACCTCAGCATTTGTATCTTTCACCCCTTCTTGATCTCTTTCTGTTTCCGGAAAGACAAACTTTTCAGGTAATTTTCCAGTTTCAACCAACTTTGTTAGCATATTCTGTGCTTCTTCTGACCTTCCAGCCTCAGAGAGAGCACACAAGACAACATTATAAGTAAAAGCATCAGGATGTAATCCCTTCTCCTCCATATCAGCAAACATACGCAATGCATCATCAATCTTTCCCTCTTTGCATAATCCTTTGATGATAGTATTGTAGGTTATAACATCCACCTTCTTCCCTTTTGACACCCACGACTCAAATAGCTTCAACGCCTTTTCGACCTTGCCACCATTACAAAGCCCATTCATGAGAATGTTGCAGGTAATAACATTGGGCTTGAAGGAATTCTCCACCATCTTGTTATGAAACTGGAAAGCTTTCTCCAAGTCCCCTTCCCTACAATACCCATGAATAATAGTATTATACGTGGTCTCATCAGGCACCAGCCCTCCATCCATAAGCTCATTCAACTTCTGAATCGCCTCCTCTGTCTTTCCCGTTTTGCAAAGCCCACTAATTACCGAATTGTAAGTCGAAATCCCCGGCCTTATCTTCCTCTCGTTCATTTCTTCCCAAAGCTTCATTGCCTCATTAGGGTTCTCATCCTTGAAGTACGCGGAAATCACTGTCCCATAACTAACCTCATCAGGCACAAACCCTCTCTTCGGCGGGCTTCTTAGAAGCTCGCAAGCCTCATCAAACCTTTTCTCCTTACATAGGTTGAAGAGCACAACATTGAGAGTGAAAGTATCCATCTTGAGACCTCTCCCTACCATCTCATCCATCAAGCTGAAAGCTTTGCTCACATTCCCTGCTTTCGAGTATGCACTAATCAAAGTATTGTAGGTGATGAGATCAGGGGAGACCCCTTCCTCCTCCATCTTCCTCAGAGAATCAAAAGCTTCGTCCAATTTCCCTTCCTTGCAGAGCCCTTTCACCATGATGTTGTGGGTGACCAAGTTGGGGCGAACCCCTCTCTCACACATTTCGTCGAGCACCTTGGACGCGTCGCAGCTGCTCCGCCACTCGAAGCACGCATCCAGCAGCGTGTTGTAGGTGACGACGTCGGGGGGCGCTGTACCGAGCTTCTCCATCTCGCCCTTCATGCGGAAGGCCTCCTCAATGCGGCCCTCGCGGCAGAGCCCCGCGACGAACACGTTGTAGGTCCACACGTCGGGGACGAACCCCGACGTCGTCATGAGGTCGAGCGCCCTGGTGGCCTCCTTCAGCCACCCGAGGCGGGAGTAGGCGGCGACGAGGGTGTTGTAGGTGGCGCGATTGGGGGGGACGCCGCGGGCCTTCATGTCGGCGAGGAGGGCGCGGGCCTCGCGTAGCATGCCGCGGCGGCAGTACCCGTCGAGGATGGTGTTGAAGGTGACGGCGTCGGGGGAGCAGCCGAAGCCGGCCATGGCggggaggagggcgagggcgtcGGCGAAGCGGCCGCGGGAGCAGTGGACCTTGGCGAGGATGTTGAAGGTGCGGATGGTGGGGGTGACGCCGAGAGCGAGCATGTCGGCGTAGAcggcgagcggggcggcggggGAGGATGCGGCGGCAGGGGAGCGGGCGAGGGCGGCGAGGAGGGTGTTGGAGGTGAGGAGCGAGGGGCGGAGGCGTCGACGGCGCATGGAGTGGAAGAGCTGGGCGGCGAGGTGGGGGAGGCCGAGGGCGGCGTAGGCGGAGACCGCGATGTCGAGGAGGGATCGGGAGGGAGGGGAATGGGGGTGGAGGAGGTGGCGGTGGAGGAGACGGCGGCGGTCGAGGGGGAcgaaggagaggaggagggagcggGCGTCGGagaagcggcggaggcggaggagagtggggaggaggtggaggagggaggggagggagaCGGAGGAGGGGTCGGAGGGGAGGCAGAGGAGGCGGAAGAAGCGGAGGAGCGGGGAGGGGttggagagggagggggaggaggcggcGAGGGAGACGATGGAAGggaggagggagggagagagggagaggcgggGGAGGAAGGGGGATAGCACCTGGTTCAGCGGCGGGGACGAAGGGGATTGCGCCGCGAGCAGCGCCGAGGACACCGCGGCGACGAGCTCCGCCTCCTCCGGCGATGGCGGcgcaggagagggagagggagagggagagggagtggcCGCCATTAATGGGGGGACGgaggagctagggttagggttagggttagggtgccggggagggaggagggaggagagcgGCGGCCATGGAGGCGAGGAAGTAAAGAAGCGGGTGGGAGAGAAGCAGACGAGCGAGCTAAAGAGCTGTTAAGAACTTAAGGGGCCCGAAAGAGATGGTCACTGTACATTTCACTTACAAATTCTAACAATGTTAGCCCTCAAAAAAGTTTATAGCTTCTACCATAACCtcaatttaaattgtaaacTCGTATGTGCATAATGTAATTTATTGGAAATTTGGAATCAATAAGACCATTTATGTCTCTCAAACCAACTTAAATGTGCAAACAATTCCACCCCAAAATGCTGTGGCAAAAGGGACGTATATATTTGATAAAACTTGACTTTCAGGTTCTGTTAAGTTTTCCTTCTTGTACAAGAATCCTAACTTTAACAGAACCTGAAAGTCAAAAACATGATGATCATCATTATTAGAGCAAAACTTTTCACTTGCAGTAAAAATTTGATCTGATTTAACTTAACGAACATGTAATTCGCAATCATTTCAACAATAAAATGACTTCTATCAGCAATTAAATCTTCTGCCTGTTTCACTTGCTCACACTGAGGACTCAGATTGGTACTGCAAAAGACCCTTAATAGGAAGTTCCAGCCAACCACACGAAAAGCAAGAAAATAATCACACTAACTTGACAAATAATATGGTTTTGTCTGCAGCTTTAAGCACACAAAAGGGCCATCTCATAGTAATCAAACATCAATAATGAGTGGAAGAGTGATAACAGATGAGCAGAGTTGATATACTTAGACATTACGACGGCAGAAGCAAGGATCTGCAGAAACTATTTGAGGTACCTTTCCGATTACTAACCAAAGGAATAGACATCTAATTTTGAACAAATATATTTGGAAACCGCCTTGAGATGAAAAAGCACATGTAACTTTTTATGTTTCTATTTCTACAAGCATAATTCGTGAGTttctttgtcctttttttttcaggaaTAGTTTTACATGACTGGATAGCGATCACTCAAAATTGTGCACCGGGGATGATTGCCTGAGCTCGTATGCTGCCTGGAAACAATCTGCAGCTTGATGCAGCGATCCTTCCATTTTTGAGATGATGCCGAGATTCAACCATGCCTCATGATTTGTGGGGTCCAGACGAATGGCGTTCATCAAGAAACTTCTCGCAATCGGCAGGGATTCACCTCCAAGCATCCTTAGAATTTCCGCCATGGAAACCATGCTCGGCACAAAGTTCGGTTGGATTGAGAGTGCGACTGAGAAAGCAGCGAGTGCCTCTTCATGCATTGATTGTGCTTCCAATAGCAAGCCTGAAAATATCAAGCATTAGATAAGAGGGTGTGTGAGACGTGATGACTGAGGACTCAGAAAATTTGTGATACTAATAGCGAAGGAGAATAGAACATAGTATAATTTCCCACTGACTTTTGCAAAGGAGTTTCTGAGAAGTACGCATGTAACAGATATTTACCTATTACGGCATGATTAAGCCGCAAAGTTATCAAACAGTGGCTACTCAAAAATTGCTTCATGTTAAAGGCTTTACCTTCAGCAACTAACTTCTACGATACAGCCATCAATTGTGGTTAATGTTCGGAGGTTTAAACCCAGTAGAGAAACATAAAAGTACACCGAGACAATATACAAATAGCATAGCATGAAAAATTACAGAAACAAAACTGTCTTATCCAGCCTTTATAAGAATCGTAGAGAAAAGATGCAATTACACAGATTGTGAACATTTACCAAGAATAAATGTACTCTACTTGCTATATAATTAACTGAATTTCAGAAGAGCTTATGTTCAATACATTTGGAAGATATAGCTTCATAGCTAAAACTAAAACCTGAAGCCCAAAATTAGAGTAGCAAAATGATAGGAACTCTAACATTCATGCATGTAAATATCTCCTCCAAAAGCGTGCATACTTCTATCCATCAGAAAGTAGAAACATCATATGATTCTCATTTAATGCTTTCTTCGTTCTTCTTTACCTCTCATAGCCATGTCTTAGTGACACCTATGAGTATAGAAGATCAAACATTCCGTCATTACTAAGGATCCCACTGAATAACTCGGCTTGTCAACTGATGTAAAAAACTATTTTCGAGTACTTCGTAGGCCTTTTAGAAATCAGACACCATAACATTTCCTAGTTTCACCatcttcaaaatatttttcatatcgcAGAGCATACCGATCTATTCACAACTAGCGATCAAGATAATTTTTGAACTATCCTCTTTCTATTATCATATTCTCTTTTGCTGGAATCATTTGATTTAAACACCTTTTGCATTTAATACTGCATTGGTCTGTAGACCTCCAATCTTTTAGTTTGACAAGTTTTCGTCTCAACTTGTCAATCATTGCTACCAACCTTATAGCATTAGCTTATTAACCATTTTCCTGACCTCTTCTCCTGCATATTGTGCAAAGCAATTTTACCAAAGGCAGTCTATGCGAGCAAATATTCAATCATATCAAGAATTTGAGTGTATATCACCCCTTGTCTACTCATAGATATGAATGTTGCTCAATCCAAACCGAATTGCCAAACCAAATCAAAGCAATTTCGGGTGATTCAGTTTGGTTTTATTAGTATGGGGGTCAGTTTTACAAAATAAGAACCAAACAAAAGGCACACTGAAGCTATAGTGCATATTAGTCGCCAGACAATGATCAAACATTGCAGTACTAAGCCACTGCTAtcatcaaataaaagatttaggCTATAACTAAAAAGattaatcataattaaaaaGTCAGATAATAGGTTGAACTTACTAGCCTGGGTGGAGTTTCTATGCAAACCAAATAAAGAAACCAACAGAGCGGAATTACTTAGGTTCCGTTTGTTACAGTTCGTCCCTGCTAACCCACCTCCATCCGGTTCTATTAAAAATGTTAATATAAAACTCTATAAACCAAACCAAACTGGCCAACGCACAATCCTAGCTGCTTCATGAAGATCCTAGGTGCAGGCCATCCGAATTTCGATAGCATGTTGGGTATATAATCGTCTCTCTCATGAGAAACacataatacataaatataagCAAAATAGGCACACAAGTATGTTACCTAAGCACCCAGACATTGTGGTTTGATGCTGTGAATATTTCTCATTTCTATTTCGGATAAACCATTACCTCCTTATTTGACATAGTCATTTCTTACAGTAGCTTACTTGAAACTATAATCTTGTTGAGTTTTGTCGTACTTATCCATCATCCAATCTAAATTACGTCCAAATGGACTAAATATTGACAAAAAATGTGCGTGACACCTACCTGcctatcaattttgagattatgATGCATTGCTTGCCCGCATAGTGCAACCACCTGCAGAGCATTGCTTTGAGTTACTCATCCTACCTTAATTTTGTTTGGGCTCTGTCATTCCACCACTAACGCATCTTTCCAAATCAAGTAACCTTTTTACACCTATAAGAGAAACGACCATGCAATATCTAGAATCTTTGTAAAATCTTTGATAATAAATACACAATTTCATATCAAGCTAGGATGTTGTGccctaagtcgttttcgatgatgagactttcgaatcgacgattggctcaattatacttgatctagagtaatATAGAAAACAAGTTTTGTGATTTTCCAATATAATTTTCCTAGTGATTTaataggctcaaaatcaatagctaaaaataaacatctcacaaaaagtgatgatacactactaaaattttaaatcggagGTACTGATCTCGCCGTAGATAGTATACAGAACTTTCTATTAAAACTTCATctaatttagatatttctacactgttaaattgAAAAAGGCTCACATCAACCACTAAacttgttgattttgaaccggTCCAATCGCtgggcaaatgatattgaaaaattacaaaacttatttgctagatacttcaaatactctagatcaagtttaatggaacTAATCATCAATTCAGAAGTTCCatcatctaaaacgacttacgaacacggaggcctccgtgctcctcaGAGCATAGTATACCGCCTCATTTCATATCATGGAATGTGCATAGTTGTCCTGAAGCATATAGAgagaagataaataaaaaaggcaTATGAAACGATCAAATGTATAGTCCTTATAAACAACAATAAACATATCTCCAAAAAATAGTAGAAACCTAAATTGTGTCAGCAACGTCTATTTTGCATAATATTTACCTGTAATGTGCCATATCTTGGGGAAGGAAGAATTAATAGACTTAGCTTTCTCTAAGCACTTTTTTGAATCAGCCCATGAGCCAAGCTTAGTGTAAATAGATGCCAAGTCCAGCCATATTTCCATCTCTAAGTTTCTGCTCTCTTCAACCTGTCAAAATAATGCTTCAGTTAAAACAAGAAATATCGAGATGCACTGAGAAACATTAGCTTATTTTCCATTATAGTTAAAAAGACAAGTATACCTCATACTTAGGGTGCCATATCTGAAGCTCTTTTTGCGCTTGAATGATGGCAAGCGAAATCCTATAAGTGTCTATTGCACTCTTAGATTGCCCTTGAGCATCCTGAAGAAGTGCTTTTAGTCGGAAAAAGTTCAACTGACCTGCTTTTTCAGTCTCATCTATTGCAAGTTCGACTATTGCTTCAGCTTCTTTTAAGTTCTGTTGTGCTGATATAACAAGAGCTAATAGCTTCCAGCCAATAACGGAGCTTCCATCTACCATATCCAGATATTTGGTTGCATTTTCTACTGCCGCATTAAGGTTTCGTTGCATTAAACTCTCCCTTCCTAGGCTATATATTACCTCAGGGTCATACTTTTCAATTTTAGCAGCATTGTTTAGCAACTTTAATGCATTATCTCGTAACTTTAGCCTTTCGGAATCAGAGATAGAAGATTTGGAACAACATCCATAACAAGCCCCAAGTAAGTGACTTGCAACACCAACTAAATGTTTTTCTTGATTCTTTACGGAGTCAATCGCTTTGGTTGCAAATTTTATACCTTCAAGTGCGTATAATGGAACTTTGCAGCATAACTTTGCTCCCAAAAGAAGTGATGGAATATGAGGTTTGTGCTCTTTCTGACAATGTCCGACAACTTTCTTTAAAATGTTTAATGCATCCTCATCCATACCTGCAGCACTATAACAAAGTGCAAGTATATACCATCTCTCAGCTCTACTATAAGTGCCTGGCAATAGCTGTTCTACATGACTCGCCAAGAGTTCAAATTGTCCAGATAATGAAAGTGCAAAAGTTAGATGGCTCATGATATCAGGATCCCAACTTATTTCTTGAAACGCTAGCTTTCTCATGAGTATAAGCAACAGCAGAATTGCCTCCTCCACGTTATTGGAAGGAGTTATAAATCCCGAAACTTGCCGACATTCTGCAGGTAGAGTTATTTCACTGCcgctatataataaaataacagCTAAGTCTTTTTGCAAGCTGGCCCACTTTGTAAAGTCTAAATTCCAAGGTCTAATAAGAGCTCTGCGATAAGCTAGAACAGCTTCTTCAAGACAACCAGCCTGTATCCATAGATTGGGAAGTAATTCAAGAGCTTTGTGGAACATTTCTATCAGTTTGCACTCATCTTCAATGCCATTGGGTACACCATGAGGCCATGCAGATTCAACAATGTCTAGAATAATTTTACACTCCACTGCAGCATCTGCTAGCAATAACAGATGGATCAAATACAAACATCAGGACAAGTATGTGACAATGCTCTTCAGAGGTAGTATAACTTCGGAATGCCATCAAATGATTGACTGATCATACTTTTTCTAGGTATTTGTCAAAATACTAGCAAACTAACTAATCATGTCAATTACAAGTGAAACATTCATAACAAAGACAATTTTGACAAATTGTTGCTGTAAGCAGCGAAAATAAACACCTACTAAACAAATAACAAGCAATGTTCAGCAATAGTgttaaaattgataacaaagtGTTTGAACATTAATATAAGGCATTGATTAGGAAAATGCAAGagcaaagaagaaaattttatcCGTAAGTCATACTCCATTGTTCGAAACATTCACCATGCAACGAAGACCAAGTAAATCAACCAGGTGGGTTTAACAGCATTAACAAATATCATAACACATTCTCCAAAGGTACACAAGAAGCACCATATAGCATCTGCGCCGTGCTTGTGCGCTTAATTTCACCAAccaagatttgaaaatttgacgCAACAGCACGAGAAACCAACACTAGCAGATTAAATCAAGTGAAATTCCTACTGTCTAAACAAtgtttagttaaaaaaaataatcctagTGCCAAATGTTAAGAAACATTGCAACCAAAGAACACAAAATTTCCGAACCTTTCACTCGACCGAGCCCTTCCAAGGACTTCGATTTAAGCAATATCGCTTCAAGAAGCAAACTAACCGAATGCATTGACATTAAACTCGACTGCAAATCCCCCCCCTTGGCACGACCCTTACGCCTAAATCTCTCTGAGATAGCTTTAATCATCCTAGGCCTCAAACCTCGAATATCAATACCCTCAAACACTTGCAATGCTGCGTTAAAATTTCCCCGCTGATACTCCAACCGGCCCAATAACGCCCTGGCTTCCTATTGTACGAAAGTTTTCatacaaaatcaataataagaATTAATGCCAACTTGCGCAAAAAATTAGTTTAAGAGAAAAGGACCTCATAATTCAATGATATGGTTTCTCTTAGCGCAGATTCAACATCGTCTACTTCGCTATTATCATCAAACTTCGATTCCCGATCTCCAGTCCTCGACGACGAGAGGCAACTTACAGAGAAGTCCCTCGTCGCGAGGGACTCCGGCGACCGGGGTTTGTCCTCAAATTGAAAATGCTCTCCACTACAAGTGCACAACATGGTTTACAGATACaactctcttcttctttccccTGTAGCATCAAGTAGTAAGCAGCATTGGGTATATCTTGGTTTTCCAAATTCTTTGGGTATTTTCCTGaaaaaatcccatttttaaCAGATCAAAGGATCTGAACACATTACTGGATCAATAACCTGAGCAGAAATAAAGTTTCTAAATTAGAAATGAAACATCTTAATATATACCAACGTAAAcctaattgtaaaaaaaaaaaaagtttgatatAAAAGGAATCAAAAATATTTCCAATTAATCTAGcaaaacaaactaaaaaaataaaaat
Above is a genomic segment from Ananas comosus cultivar F153 linkage group 15, ASM154086v1, whole genome shotgun sequence containing:
- the LOC109721727 gene encoding pentatricopeptide repeat-containing protein At2g16880-like — protein: MAATPSPSPSPSPAPPSPEEAELVAAVSSALLAAQSPSSPPLNQVLSPFLPRLSLSPSLLPSIVSLAASSPSLSNPSPLLRFFRLLCLPSDPSSVSLPSLLHLLPTLLRLRRFSDARSLLLSFVPLDRRRLLHRHLLHPHSPPSRSLLDIAVSAYAALGLPHLAAQLFHSMRRRRLRPSLLTSNTLLAALARSPAAASSPAAPLAVYADMLALGVTPTIRTFNILAKVHCSRGRFADALALLPAMAGFGCSPDAVTFNTILDGYCRRGMLREARALLADMKARGVPPNRATYNTLVAAYSRLGWLKEATRALDLMTTSGFVPDVWTYNVFVAGLCREGRIEEAFRMKGEMEKLGTAPPDVVTYNTLLDACFEWRSSCDASKVLDEMCERGVRPNLVTHNIMVKGLCKEGKLDEAFDSLRKMEEEGVSPDLITYNTLISAYSKAGNVSKAFSLMDEMVGRGLKMDTFTLNVVLFNLCKEKRFDEACELLRSPPKRGFVPDEVSYGTVISAYFKDENPNEAMKLWEEMNERKIRPGISTYNSVISGLCKTGKTEEAIQKLNELMDGGLVPDETTYNTIIHGYCREGDLEKAFQFHNKMVENSFKPNVITCNILMNGLCNGGKVEKALKLFESWVSKGKKVDVITYNTIIKGLCKEGKIDDALRMFADMEEKGLHPDAFTYNVVLCALSEAGRSEEAQNMLTKLVETGKLPEKFVFPETERDQEGVKDTNAEVDSKDGISASYTERINELCSSGHFKEAKLVLEEMMQKGLPINSSAYITLMDGFIKRQKRMTKGPG
- the LOC109721728 gene encoding protein NPGR1; its protein translation is MLCTCSGEHFQFEDKPRSPESLATRDFSVSCLSSSRTGDRESKFDDNSEVDDVESALRETISLNYEEARALLGRLEYQRGNFNAALQVFEGIDIRGLRPRMIKAISERFRRKGRAKGGDLQSSLMSMHSVSLLLEAILLKSKSLEGLGRVKDAAVECKIILDIVESAWPHGVPNGIEDECKLIEMFHKALELLPNLWIQAGCLEEAVLAYRRALIRPWNLDFTKWASLQKDLAVILLYSGSEITLPAECRQVSGFITPSNNVEEAILLLLILMRKLAFQEISWDPDIMSHLTFALSLSGQFELLASHVEQLLPGTYSRAERWYILALCYSAAGMDEDALNILKKVVGHCQKEHKPHIPSLLLGAKLCCKVPLYALEGIKFATKAIDSVKNQEKHLVGVASHLLGACYGCCSKSSISDSERLKLRDNALKLLNNAAKIEKYDPEVIYSLGRESLMQRNLNAAVENATKYLDMVDGSSVIGWKLLALVISAQQNLKEAEAIVELAIDETEKAGQLNFFRLKALLQDAQGQSKSAIDTYRISLAIIQAQKELQIWHPKYEVEESRNLEMEIWLDLASIYTKLGSWADSKKCLEKAKSINSSFPKIWHITGLLLEAQSMHEEALAAFSVALSIQPNFVPSMVSMAEILRMLGGESLPIARSFLMNAIRLDPTNHEAWLNLGIISKMEGSLHQAADCFQAAYELRQSSPVHNFE